Proteins encoded in a region of the Podospora pseudopauciseta strain CBS 411.78 chromosome 6, whole genome shotgun sequence genome:
- a CDS encoding hypothetical protein (EggNog:ENOG503P9GZ): MTGRKRKQEEELVALPSDDEEEEEEYVSDEDDEEAGDSSGDDGSFNEEDAEDEEGEEEDEEAAPAPPKKKIKTAATAEGDAPQKNGHKNGVAEDDEGDDQEEEDQEGEEEGDDDDVEDVEGAEEDEPPIASKGVKKAAAPPAAAEGSAAAVAADGDDKD; the protein is encoded by the exons ATGACCGGCCGCAAGAGAaagcaagaggaggagctcgtAGCTCTGCCCAGtgatgacgaagaggaggaggagga GTATGTCTctgacgaggatgacgaagAAGCCGGCGATAGTTCCGGAGATGACGGAAGCTTCAACGAAGAGGATgccgaagatgaggagggcgaagaagaagacgaggaagctGCCCCGG CTcctcccaagaagaagataaAGACGGCAGCTACCGCCGAGGGTGATGCACCTCAGAAGAACGGCCACAAGAACGGTGtcgccgaggatgacgaaGGAGATGaccaagaggaggaggatcaagagggcgaggaagaaggcgacgatgatgacgtcGAAGACGTGGAAggtgctgaggaggatgagcccCCTATCGCTTCCAAGGGCgtcaagaaggctgccgcaccgcctgccgccgccgagggcagcgctgctgctgttgccgctGATGGTGACGACAAGGACTAA
- a CDS encoding hypothetical protein (EggNog:ENOG503P83B; COG:K), giving the protein MEPSATKTSIMIKEASSGADETSVSAVPTPGYGYMGQASYGANLVPWSLPDAPYTASSFFEEPPCDFFSLSRTPFTPFVGGNWHLSNNLSPETSLPTPLSSVGSRAGVWRGEPGGEYCEHELFSPVSELATIDMADSVTHTKRSWSEESSTSAKHQPNDKIKATSRSKGRGKHNIQLRTASRKARKGSLAPATPLSPAESVHNPGSASDDDDLTPEERRARRNHNLVEKQYRNRLNAQFERLLAVLPLEQYKGGHLGQGESCDGFATDEKRMSKAEVLDLATRRIKALEMEKERLNRERKELLRNMDIMAGAVAQAANQGL; this is encoded by the exons ATGGAACCCAGCGCGACGAAGACCAGCATCATGATCAAGGAAGCGAGTTCCGGTGCTGACGAG ACCTCGGTGTCGGCAGTACCCACCCCAGGCTATGGCTATATGGGTCAAGCCAGCTACGGGGCTAACCTCGTCCCATGGAGCTTGCCCGACGCACCGTACACAGCTTCTTCGTTCTTTGAGGAACCACCCTGCgacttcttttccttgtcgAGGACTCCATTTACTCCATTTGTGGGTGGAAATTGGCACTTGTCCAACAATCTCAGTCCCGAAACCTCTCTACCAACACCACTCAGCTCAGTAGGTTCCAGAGCGGGCGTATGGAGGGGCGAACCCGGGGGCGAGTATTGCGAGCATGAGCTCTTCTCCCCAGTGAGCGAACTAGCCACCATCGATATGGCAGATTCTGTGACACACACCAAGAGGTCTTGGTCTGAGGAGTCGTCCACGTCGGCCAAGCATCAGCCCAacgacaagatcaaggccACCAGTAGATCAAAGGGTCGTGGCAAGCACAATATTCAGCTGCGTACTGCCTCCCGCAAGGCTCGAAAAGGAAGCTTGGCGCCAGCAACACCTCTATCTCCAGCTGAAAGCGTTCACAATCCCGGTTCAgccagtgatgatgatgacctcaCCCCTGAAGAACGCCGTGCCAGACGCAACCATAACCTTGTCGAGAAACAGTACCGCAACAGGTTGAACGCCCAGTTCGAACGCCTCTTGGCCGTCCTTCCTCTCGAGCAATACAAGGGGGGTCACCTGGGTCAGGGAGAAAGCTGTGATGGATTCGCAACCGATGAGAAGAGAATGAGCAAGGCCGAGGTGTTGGATTTGGCAACCAGACGTATCAAGGCACttgagatggagaaggagcgcTTGaacagagaaagaaaagagctGCTAAGGAACATGGACATCATGGCTGGAGCCGTTGCTCAGGCAGCCAATCAAGGACTGTGA
- a CDS encoding hypothetical protein (EggNog:ENOG503PW16; COG:K) — protein MDNTYYGGHYDDENQQNIPSYPLAFDIQEQDHANASVLCPSSTSPLGGSISISPTDRFSNTGAYGDYDTRGITSLMPESSYSAPTEPMSAYDNASLSMSSGPHSFPYGQIHDELDGGVMNQGPPPPTGWGPQFQSFTPYAEDPRVAMGVGEGSSGVPYQYPPSTSKRQKSHAANPPFQGLTLDTMTMSPHGDRRPHKSAAAAAKRSKGKKPSAPTTSLSSPTSQSTISSGSAAPNSLPEEDCDSEQEQAVSTGRQGRHNARARHNMVEQKYRHRLNTHFDKLLEVLPSGVGVGGMMMGDGYQNTYQTTYLGGEGGAPSLERERKVSKAEVLDRARLYIQTLESEHVRLQREKEELRGLWEGYYERAAGVGKGLDGGV, from the exons ATGGACAACACTTACTACGGTGGTCACTACGATGACGAAAACCAACAG AACATTCCATCATACCCCTTAGCTTTCGACATTCAGGAGCAGGACCATGCCAATGCATCCGTCTTGTGTCCCagctcaacctccccttTGGGGGGTTCGATCTCGATCTCGCCGACTGATCGCTTCAGCAACACCGGAGCATACGGGGACTATGACACCCGCGGTATCACTTCCCTCATGCCAGAAAGCTCCTACTCTGCCCCAACCGAGCCGATGTCTGCCTATGACAACGCTTCACTAAGCATGTCTTCCGGTCCGCACAGCTTTCCCTACGGGCAGATACACGACGAGCTTGACGGAGGGGTGATGAATCAaggtcctcctccaccgacTGGCTGGGGTCCCCAATTTCAATCCTTCACGCCATATGCAGAGGACCCTCGTGTGGCGAtgggtgttggtgagggaaGCAGTGGTGTTCCTTACCAATATCCACCGTCAACAAGCAAACGTCAAAAAAGCCAcgccgccaaccccccttttcaagGCTTGACGCTTGATACAATGACCATGAGCCCACACGGTGATCGCCGACCTCACaagtcggcggcggcggcggccaaGAGGAGCAAAGGAAAGAAACCATCAGCTCCCACAACGAgtctctcctctcccacaaGCCAGTCAACCATATCCAGCGGCAGCGCGGCACCGAACTCGCTCCCTGAAGAGGACTGTGACtcggagcaggagcaggctGTTTCGACGGGCAGGCAAGGTCGTCATAACGCCCGCGCTAGGCATAATATGGTTGAGCAAAAGTACCGGCATAGGCTCAACACGCATTTTGATAAGCTGCTGGAGGTGTTGCCGTCGGGGGTTGGTGTGGgcgggatgatgatgggggatgggTACCAGAATACGTATCAGACGACATatttggggggggaagggggggcgccgagtttggagagggagaggaaggtgagtAAGGCTGAGGTGCTGGATCGGGCGAGGTTGTATATACAGACGCTGGAGAGTGAGCATGTGAGGTTGCagcgggagaaggaggagttgaggggcTTGTGGGAGGGGTATTATGAACGGGcagcgggggtggggaaggggttggatgggggggtttga
- a CDS encoding hypothetical protein (EggNog:ENOG503PHV9), whose product MLSTASLWFVRGVVQVMSCVALDPFYFMIKYSTHCSTPSPSFPSSHQIITTSPPRAIMSFKLIPNTTQDAGTDNSYVSRQGHKHEPVQVIADEQARDEVKNNNQTNNTSNDQLDKQAIDQSNIIFSTKPVTRGAAPPKGAYKEPTDTEGLPRNDGRSSV is encoded by the exons ATGCTGTCAACGGCGTCCTTGTGGTTTGTTAGGGGGGTTGTGCAAGTGATGTCATGTGTTGCCTTGGACCCTTTCTATTTCATGATCAAATACAGCACCCACTGCTcaactccatctccctcattcccttcttctcatcaaaTAATCACGACAAGCCCCCCAAGAGCAATCATGTCCTTCAAGCTAATCCCTAACACGACCCAAGACGCCGGCACAGACAACTCGTACGTCTCCCGGCAAGGCCACAAGCACGAGCCAGTGCAGGTCATCGCCGACGAGCAAGCCAGGGACGAAGtgaaaaacaacaaccagaccAATAACACAAGCAATGATCAACTCG ACAAACAAGCCATTGACCAAtccaacatcatcttcaGCACCAAACCCGTGACCCGCGGCGCAGCCCCCCCAAAGGGGGCCTACAAAGAGCCCACCGACACCGAGGGCCTGCCGAGGAATGATGGGCGGAGCTCTGTCTAG
- a CDS encoding hypothetical protein (EggNog:ENOG503P6YV) has translation MMADDDSAAAQPKPEEPKAEAVPEASQPQQRDVSDAGQQQQENVPEGSQQQQENVPEASQQQQTEVNDANPAPSPTPLPPTHQETQKGGQPLGGAVRFDTLPGPHPTVHLQPVFGTYDARREEDEVPYEIPHNPKWHKVKIGLMLFAVAVSAVVIGLSVATGYISAGDSGYWYIHQSAYISGVSASAAILSLVFIVIEMLTMWFSKDHRGLHPGWLITFNLIIGALAVAGFGIMVHYVTNVGGYDGWSRYFDNEDTADKELALFQALLAFDFVLFFTHLILFVGACGEAHQRNRARREVQIVEIPYDPSHPLPAGFQYVPHPTLQHPPPPPPNQQIPGSWAPQQPRRQPQRVSVHGVIPYITPEQAAQYGGYYSPMPTPAPPQQPQRVRTSQRGYYAPAQQQQRSSMRGARAAAGQGNVAAAEKTTKRASAAAARKKEAPLPEIPLPEVPTEEEKEEGKGKRKERREVVLSEKVGGDEKGEPTKAVTEGEKAEPPVKQEEVVAEKSEPAAQVEVVTEKGVAEK, from the exons ATGATGGCAGACGACGACAGCGCGGCTGCGCAGCCAAAACCTGAGGAGCCCAAAGCCGAGGCTGTTCCCGAGGCCAGTCAACCGCAGCAGAGGGATGTTAGCGATGCCggtcaacagcagcaggagaacGTTCCTGAGGGCAgtcaacagcaacaggagAACGTTCCCGAGGCCAgtcaacagcaacagacGGAGGTAAACGATGCCAACCCAGCACCCTCGCCAACGCCGCTCCCGCCAACCCACCAGGAGACGCAAAAAGGTGGGCAGCCATTGGGCGGTGCTGTACGGTTCGACACCCTCCCAGGCCCGCATCCAACGGTCCATCTGCAGCCGGTGTTTGGAACATACGACGCCCGgcgcgaggaggatgaagtcCCTTATGAGATCCCGCACAACCCCAAGTGGCACAAGGTCAAGATTGGGCTGATGCTCTTTGCTGTTGCGGTTTCGGCCGTGGTTATCGGGTTGAGTGTTGCTACGGGGTATATCTCTGCGGGAGACTCCGGGTACTGGTATATTCATCAATCAGCGTACATTTCCGGTGTTTCTGCCTCGGCG GcgatcctctccctcgtcttcatcgtcatcgaGATGTTGACCATGTGGTTCTCCAAAGACCACCGTGGCCTGCACCCAGGATGGCTAATCAccttcaacctcatcatcggtGCCCTTGCCGTGGCCGGGTTCGGCATCATGGTTCACTATGTCACCAACGTAGGGGGATACGACGGTTGGTCCCGGTATTTCGACAACGAGGACACAGCCGACAAAGAACTCGCACTCTTCCAGGCCCTTTTAGCCTTTGACTTTGTGTTATTCTTCACTCACCTCATCTTGTTCGTCGGTGCCTGCGGCGAGGCTCACCAGCGGAACCGAGCCAGACGGGAGGTCCAGATAGTGGAGATCCCGTATGATCCTTCCCACCCTCTGCCCGCCGGGTTCCAATATGTACCACATCCAACTTTGCagcacccaccaccaccacctcccaaccAACAAATTCCAGGAAGCTGGgcaccccaacaaccacgacgACAACCGCAGCGTGTGTCTGTTCACGGGGTTATCCCCTACATCACACCCGAACAAGCGGCTCAATACGGGGGTTACTACTCCCCTATGCCGACGCCGGcacctcctcagcaacctcaacGAGTGAGAACAAGCCAGAGGGGGTATTACGCCccggcgcagcagcagcagcgatcTTCGATGCGTGGTGCCAGGGCTGCGGCGGGACAGGGAAATGTTGCTGCGGCTGAGAAGACAACGAAACgggcttctgctgctgcggcgagGAAAAAAGAGGCGCCGTTGCCGGAGATACCGCTGCCGGAGGTTCcaacggaggaggagaaggaggaggggaaagggaaaaggaaggagaggagggaggttgtgCTGTCAGAGaaggttgggggtgatgagaaAGGGGAGCCGACGAAGGCCGTTACAGAGGGTGAGAAGGCCGAGCCGCCGGTAAAACAAGAGGAGGTCGTGGCTGAGAAGAGTGAGCCAGCGGCGCAGGTAGAGGTCGTGACCGAGAAGGGCGTGGCTGAGAAGTGA
- the SEC11 gene encoding Signal peptidase complex catalytic subunit (MEROPS:MER0000602; EggNog:ENOG503P0U2; COG:U), giving the protein MLSALGNPRQAAAQLMNFGLILSTAFMMWKGLSVISDSPSPIVVVLSGSMEPAFQRGDLLLLWNRNLFTETSVGEVVVYNVRDKDIPIVHRVISKFGTGPTAKLLTKGDNNDSDDTKLYAPGQNYLVREDIIGCVAPD; this is encoded by the exons ATGTTATCAGCCTTAGGAAACCCGCGGCAGGCCGCCGCCCAGCTCATGAACTTTGGCCTGATACTGTCCACGGCTTTTATG ATGTGGAAAGGTCTCTCCGTCATCAGCGATTCCCCCTCTCCgatcgtcgtcgtcctctcCGGCAGCATGGAGCCTGCCTTCCAAAGAGGAGACCTGCTTCTGCTTTGGAACCGAAATCTGTTTACCGAAACGAGCGtgggcgaggtggtggtgtataaCGTGAGGGATAAAGATATCCCAATCGTGCACAGGGTTATCAGCAAGTTTGGCACTGG GCCGACTGCAAAGCTCTTGACCAAGGGAGACAACAACGATTCCGACGACACGAAGCTCTACGCCCCTGGGCAAAACTACCTGGTTAGGGAAGATATTATTGGGTGCGTTGCTCCTGATTAG
- a CDS encoding hypothetical protein (EggNog:ENOG503P36W): MSTEERAPLLSTRQGLPVANSSLTVQDHPIFLRVCHSPWPWVSQSCLVYLRGLIFCYLTGLAGMLLRYKFHHEYPHNEGKSNWHIFFEFASVAYLLFWLYHLITFCWSFTHLFFPDVDEDDNSWESVLLCKMSPPLQTPKSRKRLYFSIFYTISHVFVFMNTLIYWCILVPKGYGHLPKGKEGEPVSDSTWKDFWGHGWFEPFCILNLYLVTSLIALFEIFVLNSIKRQVPVPAHVIATVFFLSAYLGWAAFGKWFTGLYPFFWMDPEIMKMTEYIASYVAGFLCLGPTVFAFMYGLIGMRENMTHKDDGDKKQPAHNRSLLDE; this comes from the exons ATGTCTACCGAAGAGCGAGCTCCGCTCTTGTCGACCCGCCAAGGTCTTCCTGTGGCCAACAGCTCCTTGACCGTTCAGGACCATCCCATCTTTCTTCGAGTTTGCCATTCCCCATGGCCATGGGTTAGCCAAAGCTGTTTGGTGTACCTTCGCGGTCTCATCTTCTGCTACCTCACGGGTCTCGCCGGCATGCTCTTGCGCTACAAGTTTCACCACGAATATCCCCACAATGAGGGAAAGTCCAATTGGCATATCTTCTTCGAATTTGCCTCAGTGGCCTATCTCCTTTTCTGGCTTTATCATCTCATTACCTTT TGCTGGAGCTTTACCCATCTCTTTTTCCCCGAcgtcgacgaggatgacaACAGCTGGGAATCTGTGCTTTTGTGCAAGATGTCTCCACCTCTTCAGACACCAAAGTCCCGCAAGCGCTTGTACTTCAGCATCTTCTACACCATCTCCCATGTGTTTGTCTTTATGAACACGCTCATTTACTGGTGCATCTTGGTGCCGAAGGGGTACGGTCACCTTCCCAAGGGCAAGGAAGGCGAGCCGGTCTCGGATTCAACTT GGAAGGATTTCTGGGGCCACGGATGGTTCGAGCCGTTCTGCATTCTCAATCTCTACCTGGTTACTTCGCTTATTGCCCTCTTCGAGATCTTTGTCTTGAATAGCATCAAGCGCCAGGTCCCTGTTCCTGCGCACGTTATCGCGACGGTATTCTTTCTCTCGGCTTACCTTGGCTGGGCCGCTTTCGGCAAGTGGTTCACCGGCTTGTATCCATTCTTCTGGATGGATCCCGAGATCATGAAGATGACCGAGTACATTGCGTCGTATGTTGCAGGATTCTTGTGCCTTGGACCTACAG TCTTCGCCTTCATGTATGGACTCATTGGCATGCGCGAGAACATGACTCACAAGGATGACGGGGACAAGAAGCAGCCTGCCCACAACAGGTCGCTCTTGGACGAGTAA
- a CDS encoding hypothetical protein (COG:S; EggNog:ENOG503NZQM) has product MFKRSFRSRETSNSQREAASTTMDSQHRVDKAARLMRKGSVRDAQKVSKLQRSLNNNEETSRTQSVQTRLNDKSLAPSPIVTLVVGAEARLFAAHEDVLCQSPFFERVIRSNFTDAQNRRISLPDEEPEVFSGILEYLYKGDYYPRLLHNKQRNSWELEDSLPRRVTPQTSPTINDSPKFGGGRAGQTPQTPAAVEATVFLSGIGQHILRDTAIYCAADRFGLEELKRLALRKQGLQAGIDVGTILRSAQYCYANTPDSDSRLRAHYLALIIRCRKTFKRSGTMQAEMEKCGSDNVYGEGSGKLFFDLFVAMCNHLDDVIDASNARTPKTI; this is encoded by the coding sequence ATGTTCAAGCGTTCTTTCCGAAGCCGTGAGACCAGCAACTCCCAGCGGGAGGCTGCCTCAACGACGATGGATTCACAACACCGTGTGGACAAGGCCGCGAGGCTGATGAGGAAGGGCTCCGTGCGGGATGCCCAAAAAGTGTCGAAATTGCAACGGTCGCTCAATAACAACGAGGAGACCTCGCGTACACAGAGTGTGCAGACGAGGCTCAACGACAAGTCTCTGGCCCCTTCACCCATCGTCACCCTGGTGGTGGGCGCAGAGGCACGGCTGTTTGCAGCGCACGAAGATGTGCTCTGCCAGTCGCCCTTTTTCGAGAGGGTGATTCGGAGCAACTTCACCGATGCGCAGAATAGAAGGATCTCCCTCCCGGACGAGGAGCCAGAGGTCTTCAGCGGTATCCTCGAATATCTCTACAAGGGCGACTATTACCCCCGCTTGTTGCACAACAAGCAGCGCAACTCTTGGGAGCTCGAGGACTCGCTTCCCCGTCGGGTCACgccccaaacctccccgaCGATCAACGACTCACCTAAATTCGGAGGTGGCCGCGCAGGCCAAACCCCCCAGACCCCTGCGGCTGTCGAGGCGACCGTGTTCCTCTCGGGCATCGGCCAGCACATCCTTCGCGACACGGCCATCTACTGCGCTGCTGATCGCTttgggctggaggagctcaagaggCTGGCGCTGCGGAAGCAAGGATTGCAGGCCGGCATCGACGTCGGCACCATCCTCCGCAGCGCGCAGTACTGCTACGCCAACACGCCCGACTCAGACAGCCGTCTGCGCGCCCATTACCTAGCACTCATCATCCGGTGCCGCAAGACCTTTAAGCGCAGTGGCACCAtgcaggccgagatggagaagTGCGGCAGCGACAACGTGTACGGCGAGGGAAGTGGGAAGTTGTTCTTTGATCTGTTTGTTGCCATGTGCAACCACCTCGACGACGTCATCGATGCGAGCAACGCGCGGACCCCCAAGACGATCTAA
- a CDS encoding hypothetical protein (COG:S; EggNog:ENOG503P45T): MSSSPFTIRASPATDIWRKPPSKDIFNAPTSTPSHLTPSSPLPLFLSTTLTFRLPYNHQYDQCGLLLTFSSPSSPSLKKWIKAGIEYYNSSPRLSVVSCDNWADWSVSALTPDPDTSTPWTTISIQKEGDDNGVSLWVYQVLSDGTKVPVREICWVYGLADLESWTVKVEAMAARPAKGELGELVAEVKEMDVKWKE, encoded by the exons atgtcctcctcacccttCACCATCCGCGCCTCCCCAGCAACCGACATCTGGCGCAAGCCCCCCTCCAAAGACATCTTCAACG caccaacatccaccccctcccacctaaccccctcctcccccctccccctcttcctctccacaaCCCTAACCTTCCGCCTCCCCTACAACCACCAATACGACCAAtgcggcctcctcctcaccttttcctccccttcctccccctccctcaaaaagTGGATCAAAGCCGGTATCGAATACTacaactcctccccccgccTCTCGGTAGTCTCATGCGACAACTGGGCCGACTGGTCCGTCTCCGCCCTCACCCCCGACCCCgacacctccaccccctggACAACAATCTCGATCCAAAAAGAGGGAGACGATAACGGGGTATCCCTCTGGGTCTACCAAGTCCTCAGTGATGGGACCAAGGTCCCCGTGAGGGAGATTTGCTGGGTTTATGGGCTCGCTGACTTGGAAAGCTGGACGGTGAAAGTCGAGGCTATGGCGGCGAGACCGGCAAAGGGGGAAttgggggagttggtggctgaggtgaaggagatggacGTTAAGTGGAAGGAGTAG
- the BRF1 gene encoding transcription factor TFIIIB subunit brf1 (BUSCO:EOG092613QA; COG:K; EggNog:ENOG503NU1D) has protein sequence MPPKPKNKRSNRVGRIMDNTDRRRQLSVAPSPSPVPAAAQAKGSSGSSEKCRNCGSTDIQEGACADCGLVLREHDIVAEITFGETSNGAATVQGSYLGATQGGVRPTGMGLSFRRVPGAGLKEARERAERETRDLCSQMVHQLSVPLDVADTAMDIYREAVRASYVKGRRKHNVAAVCMYAACRLANQKQIMLLDLADIVKTDVFLLGRNYKELMRRLPTFDTGYDPLTLENLIFRFAAKLEFLHDTNKVANSALRIAHRMVKDNISIGRRPAGISGAAIIMAARAHNFRRTVREVVYVAKVTMATLQERMSEFAAVPAASLSIKQFMQGDEMHPEASHDPPVVYKQSREWLEKHPKRARKRKASDNSPEDPQESDQQSAPKCRRTSADADTPDSEAEEASAPHVDSDGFVIPPNPNEQPKKKQLLTDHEGALLIGGLGAPEDGLEEEEVEALHREFYEDENPNSHEYDASSEMAMAQQQGIAIPGMKVTIKPRAGSTPAANGAPISDENATKGVQERPAQGKRAKPTLAIDFDSQDDNIEADMEGLIEDPAIARVVEEVTRLEQQLEKQPAIQVSKAILDEETPAAETSTQEAPAVVNEQPGEAPLNTPSNEEAEASTSPAASASNSLAADPLLDPIIREDEFEDDPEVMFCRLSEEDSKVKSQIWYNQNKDWLRQLQQKTFEAKIARNKPKKKSQGKKARIGEGQSGPAASASEAMSQMLANRALVISTKLNYGNMDTLFSLNQGGPGSAGTQSGMPSAAASNNGAGDDEEMPDDPAPAQTAGDEDHDTAAAYEEEGVEEDYQHHEEETYEQEDDEGDYDQGGHGPGFNPWDE, from the coding sequence ATGCCGCCCAAACCCAAGAACAAACGCTCGAATCGCGTTGGTCGTATCATGGACAACACGGACCGCAGGAGACAGCTGTCCGTCGCcccgtctccctcacctGTCCCCGCGGCGGCTCAGGCGAAGGGCTCTTCAGGCAGTTCGGAAAAATGCAGAAACTGCGGTAGCACAGACATCCAAGAAGGAGCTTGCGCGGACTGCGGTTTGGTCCTCCGCGAACACGACATCGTCGCCGAGATCACCTTTGGCGAGACTTCCAACGGAGCTGCCACAGTCCAAGGTAGCTATCTCGGTGCAACCCAGGGTGGCGTCCGCCCAACTGGGATGGGACTCTCCTTTCGTCGGGTTCCCGGCGCTGGCCTCAAGGAAGCTCGTGAGCGCGCCGAGAGAGAGACCAGGGATCTCTGCAGCCAGATGGTTCACCAGCTTTCTGTGCCTCTTGATGTTGCAGACACAGCTATGGACATCTACAGGGAAGCTGTTCGTGCCAGTTACGTCAAGGGCCGCCGCAAGCACAACGTCGCCGCTGTTTGCATGTATGCCGCCTGCCGCCTTGCAAATCAGAAACAGATCATGCTCCTCGATCTGGCCGACATCGTCAAGACAGATGTGTTCCTTCTTGGTCGCAACTACAAAGAGCTCATGAGACGGCTTCCCACATTCGACACTGGATACGACCCTCTCACACTGGAGAATCTGATCTTTCGTTTCGCCGCCAAGCTAGAGTTCCTCCATGACACCAACAAGGTCGCCAACTCGGCACTTCGCATCGCCCACCGCATGGTCAAAGACAATATCAGCATTGGTCGCCGGCCCGCGGGTATCTCTGGCgctgccatcatcatggctgcTCGCGCGCACAACTTCCGCCGCACTGTTCGGGAGGTGGTTTACGTCGCCAAGGTCACGATGGCCACTTTGCAGGAACGCATGTCCGAATTCGCCGCCGTCCCCGCTGCCAGTCTCAGCATCAAGCAGTTTATGCAAGGTGACGAGATGCACCCCGAGGCTTCTCATGATCCCCCTGTTGTCTACAAGCAGTCCAGGGAGTGGCTCGAGAAGCACCCCAAGAGAGCCAGAAAGAGGAAGGCCTCGGACAACAGCCCAGAAGATCCTCAAGAGTCTGACCAGCAAAGCGCTCCCAAGTGTCGGAGAACTTCTGCTGATGCTGACACGCCGGACTCGGAAGCTGAGGAAGCTTCAGCTCCCCACGTGGACAGCGACGGTTTCGTGATCCCGCCCAACCCCAATGAAcaacccaagaagaagcagcttTTGACCGATCATGAAGGCGCTCTCCTGattggtggtttgggggcACCGGAGGACGGattggaggaagaggaagtggAGGCGTTGCACCGGGAGTTTTACGAAGATGAGAATCCGAACAGCCACGAGTACGATGCGAGCAGCGAGATGGCGATGGCTCAACAGCAAGGCATTGCTATTCCGGGTATGAAGGTGACGATCAAGCCCAGAGCTGGTTCCACTCCGGCTGCCAATGGCGCCCCCATCAGCGATGAGAACGCAACGAAGGGCGTCCAGGAGAGGCCCGCGCAAGGCAAGCGGGCGAAACCCACGCTTGCTATCGACTTCGACAGCCAGGATGATAATATTGAGGCAGACATGGAGGGACTTATCGAGGATCCGGCCATTGCCCGCGTCGTTGAAGAGGTCACCCGCCTGGAACAGCAGCTCGAGAAACAGCCGGCCATTCAGGTGTCCAAGGCGATTCTAGACGAAGAGACCCCAGCCGCAGAGACTTCTACCCAGGAGGCTCCTGCTGTCGTGAATGAGCAGCCCGGCGAAGCTCCGCTCAACACACCTTCCAACGAGGAAGCCGAGGCCAGCACTTCACCTGCCGCCTCTGCCTCCAACTCGCTTGCTGCCGATCCTCTTCTGGACCCGATTATACGGGAGGacgagtttgaggatgaCCCCGAGGTCATGTTCTGCCGCTTGTCCGAGGAAGATAGCAAGGTCAAGTCCCAAATTTGGTATAACCAAAACAAGGACTGGCTTCGCCAGCTGCAGCAAAAGACGTTTGAGGCAAAGATAGCGAGAAACAAGCCTAAGAAGAAGAGCCAGGGGAAAAAGGCTCGCATTGGAGAGGGTCAATCCGGGCCTGCTGCTTCGGCGTCGGAGGCTATGTCACAGATGCTTGCCAACCGCGCGCTCGTGATCAGCACAAAGCTCAATTACGGCAACATGGACACTCTTTTTAGCCTCAATCAGGGGGGTCCTGGCTCTGCTGGTACCCAAAGTGGCATGCCGAGTGCCGCCGCCAGCAACAATGGAGCaggggatgatgaagagatgCCCGATgatccggctccggctcagACTGCGGGTGATGAGGATCACGACACCGCCGCTGCGtacgaggaagagggtgtcgaggaggatTACCAACACCATGAGGAGGAGACTTATGAGcaggaggacgacgagggtGATTATGATCAGGGAGGCCACGGGCCTGGGTTCAATCCCTGGGATGAATAA